The following are from one region of the Thermococcus sp. genome:
- a CDS encoding DUF3226 domain-containing protein: MRLVTGKRWEAFADEKSLLFPEYRKNRDELIDFVDSLKGEETVVTASLELADLIAWKFRRGEENVLVYSDTGKSLTLKEVYELRKYLDFDIRGGFSGGKAGASVLFVEGKTDAKFFKAVFKKLFEFKESREAPYSLRFIERVFERDNFDLLKREEDDYYLAVIPSEGNSGVIRNLGNILRAMDTFNFPVGKIGVAIDIDEDRESALASIAGKLSGFKHERTRLGYKVGETEVIPLVIGLPFEDETIEWKKPTVEDLMLHLIAREGLLERIKPGLRALNGSLGRKLKPKEVMYLALSAYGHWGNLEGFYELFVMRSRFRNLKAVLREAGLMEGLAYLAGRELERRR, from the coding sequence ATGAGGCTCGTAACTGGAAAAAGGTGGGAAGCGTTCGCAGATGAAAAATCACTGCTCTTCCCGGAATACCGGAAGAACCGCGATGAACTCATCGACTTCGTTGATTCCCTGAAGGGGGAAGAAACCGTGGTCACGGCGAGCCTTGAGCTTGCCGATTTAATCGCCTGGAAGTTCAGGCGGGGCGAGGAGAACGTTCTCGTGTACTCCGACACCGGAAAGAGCCTCACTCTCAAGGAGGTCTATGAGCTGAGGAAATACCTCGACTTCGACATCCGCGGCGGCTTCTCCGGGGGAAAGGCCGGGGCAAGCGTCCTGTTTGTTGAGGGCAAAACCGACGCCAAGTTCTTCAAGGCGGTCTTCAAGAAGCTCTTTGAGTTCAAGGAGAGCCGGGAAGCCCCCTACAGCCTGAGGTTCATCGAGCGCGTCTTTGAGAGGGACAACTTCGACCTGCTCAAGCGGGAGGAGGACGACTACTACCTCGCGGTGATCCCGAGTGAGGGCAACTCCGGCGTTATAAGGAACCTCGGCAACATCCTCAGGGCGATGGATACCTTCAACTTCCCGGTTGGGAAAATCGGAGTCGCCATCGATATCGACGAGGACAGGGAGAGCGCCCTCGCCTCGATAGCCGGGAAACTCTCGGGATTCAAACACGAGAGAACGCGCCTCGGCTATAAAGTTGGAGAAACCGAGGTAATACCGCTGGTAATAGGCCTGCCCTTTGAGGACGAGACGATAGAGTGGAAGAAGCCAACGGTTGAAGACCTCATGCTCCACCTCATAGCGAGGGAGGGACTGCTCGAGAGGATAAAGCCCGGCCTGAGGGCCCTCAACGGGAGCCTCGGGAGAAAGCTCAAGCCCAAAGAGGTTATGTACCTCGCCCTTTCCGCCTACGGCCACTGGGGCAACCTTGAGGGCTTTTACGAGCTCTTCGTCATGCGCTCCCGGTTCAGAAACCTCAAAGCAGTCCTCAGAGAGGCAGGACTCATGGAAGGCCTTGCCTACCTGGCCGGAAGGGAATTGGAGAGGAGGCGTTGA
- a CDS encoding HAD family hydrolase has translation MKLASFDVWNTLMDINIMLDAMAVELSKLMGTCLIDVVEGMMLTRERIKRMRAKTAGNPARALEESQEMLAELLGIEVELVKRAAARAVLKVDEDIVLPGAKEALEGVKRKGLKVTVTGNVMFWPGSYTRLLLERFGLMDHIDKTFFADEVLAYKPMPEMFRKPLEVFGIEPGEAIHIGDTYAEDFEGALSAGMWAVWINPEAEEVRRIHGRGFEVPAVEGILEVLERIERED, from the coding sequence GTGAAGCTCGCTTCATTCGACGTCTGGAACACCCTCATGGACATAAACATCATGCTCGACGCCATGGCGGTTGAACTTTCCAAGCTCATGGGGACGTGCCTGATAGACGTCGTCGAGGGGATGATGCTCACCCGCGAGAGGATAAAACGGATGAGGGCTAAAACCGCAGGGAACCCAGCCAGGGCCCTCGAAGAGAGCCAGGAGATGCTCGCGGAGCTCCTTGGGATAGAGGTGGAGCTCGTCAAGAGGGCCGCCGCCAGGGCAGTTCTGAAGGTAGATGAGGATATAGTCCTCCCCGGGGCAAAGGAAGCTCTGGAAGGCGTCAAGAGAAAGGGCCTGAAGGTCACCGTAACGGGCAACGTGATGTTCTGGCCGGGCTCCTACACGAGGCTCCTGCTCGAAAGGTTCGGCCTGATGGATCACATCGACAAGACCTTCTTCGCGGACGAGGTTCTCGCCTACAAGCCGATGCCGGAGATGTTCAGAAAACCGCTGGAGGTCTTTGGAATCGAGCCGGGCGAGGCAATCCACATCGGCGATACCTACGCAGAGGATTTTGAGGGCGCACTGAGTGCCGGCATGTGGGCCGTCTGGATAAATCCGGAGGCAGAGGAGGTCAGAAGAATCCACGGGAGGGGCTTTGAGGTTCCTGCTGTGGAGGGGATTTTGGAGGTGCTGGAGAGGATAGAAAGGGAGGACTAA